The DNA region ACGAGGAGGGACTCGAACTCACCGATCTTGACCTTTTCGAAGAACAGTTGAAGGAGTGCTCCGACGATTACCACCGCCGGAACCACTGCCAGCACGGTCAGAAATGGGTCCCATCCGTGGTTGGTAGCGAGTTCGTAGGATCCATATCCCGCCAGCAGAATGAATGAAAAGTAGGCCAGGTTGATGATCTTTAGAACACCCCAGCTGAGGGATACGCCGAGGGACATCATGGCGTAGAGGCCACCGGCCAGAACTCCCGAGATGATGGCTTGTCCGTAGAGCGTCATCGAGCTGTCCCAACATCCGTGGTTGGCCGTTGCCGGTTCGATCCGGATCGCGGTCGGCTGGAAACCGACCGCGATCTCGAATCAAACTGGCGAGGCTCAGTACTGCAGGGGGTCATCCCTCCGGCGAGTATTGCACGCTCACGCCGTCGGGGGCGCCGTCGGCGGGCCAGACGACCACCCAGTCACCGTTCTGGATCTGCTTGACGTACGACAGGTCGCCGTAGTAGTTGTTCTGGTCCGGATCAAAGTCGATCGGACCGAAGACGGTGTCGATCGTGTTGTTCAGCAGATAGTCACAGTCTGCGGCTTGGTCGAGACTTCCGGCGCCTTCGATACCGGCAATAAGGATCTGCCAGGCAGCCCATGAGGCCGAAGCCTGGGTTTCAAATGCCGTGTACGGCAGTCCGGCCGCCGCGGCTGCATCCGAGAACGCCTGAGCGATCGCCGCATAGGCTGGATTATCTGTGAACGGTGTATGTGGCTCGAACGCCGTCACCGACATGGCACCATCTGCAGACGGACCGGCTCCCAACATGGGTCCCGGGGCGGGCCACTGGAGGAACATGCCAGGTACCTGGTAGTCAAGGGCGTCCATGGCAGCGATCAGGTTCGGTCCGTCGACGCC from Acidimicrobiia bacterium includes:
- a CDS encoding branched-chain amino acid ABC transporter permease — protein: MTLYGQAIISGVLAGGLYAMMSLGVSLSWGVLKIINLAYFSFILLAGYGSYELATNHGWDPFLTVLAVVPAVVIVGALLQLFFEKVKIGEFESLLV